AAACCAGCGTGAAGCTCCGCGTGTCGACCCATGGTCTGCGTTCGGTCGAACATAATGGCGGCCTGGACAACTGGCTGGTCAAGACCAGCGACGACAAGCTGTCGCTGAAGGCGCGTCGCCTGAAGCGCGACATCGTCAAGAAGCAGGCTGCAACCGCAGCCTGATTCGCTTCGATTCGTTTCGGCATAAGAGGCGGCCTGGTAACGGGCCGCTTTTTTGCGTCTGGGCTCATCGCCCCGGACGACAAAGTCAGTCCAGTCGAAATTTCAGCAGCAGGGTGCGCTGGAAGAATTCGTGATTGTCGTCCGATGCGACCCAGAGGATCGTCTGCCCATCCTCGTGGCTGACGGCCAGGCCCTCGAAATTGTCCGCCAATAAGGGTGGGGCGAGGCGGGCCAGTGTCTGTGCCTTCAGTTCCGCGCCCGGGGTGACATGTTCGGGCAGTTCGATGATCGCGATCGTCGCGGTGAACAATTCCTGCAGCGTCAGCCGTCGATTGAGCACCAGCACATGGCGCGAATCGAGCGCGACCGCATCGGTCGGGCGATAGCCCTGTGGCGCGACATAATGGAGATGGACCGGATCGGGCGTGTCGAGCTCGGCCGGGTCATCGGCGAATAATAATGTGTCGTGATGACCATCGGCGGTCATCCCCATCTCGCCGATCGCCAGAAAGCGGCCGTCGGGCAGGCGGGCCAGCGATTCGATCGACCCGGTCTGGGGCCATGCCTCGATCTCGGGCCAGGTCCGGCAGGCCTCCACCCGGGCGAAGCCGGGCGAGTAGCGGCAGATTCGCTGCAACAGTTCAAACCCGACCCAATAACGGTCGGTGGCGGGGTCATGGGTCAGCGATTCCGAATCCCAGGACCACCAGGGACGTTCCCGTTCCTGCGGGCGGACAGGCAGCGGTGCGATGAAGGGGCGGCGGATGGCGGTGCCCGTGCCGACGTGGAAGCCCATCAATATGCCTGCGTCGCTCAACGCCAATATCTGTCCCGGCCCATCGACCAGCAGCGCGGATATGCCGCCGAAGCCGGGATTGTCGCTACGCAATTCCCAACCGCCCAGATAATCGAGCCTGCCCAGGCGGTGTTGCCCGGGCATGTCGCTGTTCAGGGGAAGGGGGCGGGCCTGGACCAGCAATATGCCAGGGCGAACCGCATCCGGCTTGGACCTGTTCGGGGCTGGCAGCAGCAGAATGGCGAGGGAAAGAACGATCAGGATTCGGCGCATCGCCGGTAGCCATAGGGCAATTATCGGCAAGGCGCAGCCCGGGACCGACCAATCGTGGCTAGCTGAACGGCGGCTGTCATCGCCATTCAGGCTCTACTCAAGGCGAATCATTCATAAGGGCATCAATCCTTGGCGGACCCGTCGATCGGGCGCCTGGAAATGGCTTTACGAGGAGCAACGCCATGAAGATGAAGTATCTGATCAATCTGGGTGCTGCGCTCGCCATGGGCGCTGCCTCCCTTGCTGTCACTGCAACGCCTGCGATGGCGCGCGATGGCTATCATCGCGGCTATGACCGTGGTGACTATTATCGCGGCAACCGCGGCTATCGCGGGGACCGTGGCTATCGCGGCTATCGCGGCGATTATTATCGCAACAACGGCTATCGCGGTGGCGGTAATTATTATCGCGACGATTATCGTTATCGTGGCGGCTATCGCTGCCGGGATAGCGGCACGGGCGGCACCATCATCGGTGCGATCGCCGGTGGTCTGCTGGGCAATGAAGTCGGCAAGAGCAGCGGGCGCTATGGCAATGGCGATGGCACCACGGGCGCGATTGTCGGTGCCGGTGTCGGCGCGCTGGCCGGCCGCGCCATCGATCGCAACTGCTGATCGCGGTCGCCACCACAAGCAAGGCATAGGGGCCGTTCCGCAAGGGGCGGCCCTTGGGCTATGGTGCGGTGCGGTCGCCTGATGTTCCGGCGCTGTCGGGCCGGTCACGATCCACGCGGGCGGCGGCTGCGGCGGCGGGGTTGAGATTTGGTCGCGGCATGGCCGCACCCGTGCGCGCATCCAAACTGGCCGCCGCTTCGTTGAGGGCGCTGGCTTCGCTGGCGCTGACGCCACCGACCCCATCCTGTTGGCCCGAGCCACAGGCGCCCAGGCCCAGCAGCAAGGCCAGGCTCGTCGGATATCGCCGCTTCACCGATTTTTCCTTTGCAAAAGAAAAGGGCCGCTCCGTCGCCGGCGCGGCCCTTTCCCGAATTTGGTTCCCGAAAAGGGAATTACATCGCGTTGGCGACGTTGTTGGTCGCGTTCGAAGCGGCGTTCGCGGCGTTGTCGGCAGCGTTCATCGCGGCGTTCATGGCGTTGTCGGCAGCATTCGAAGCGTTCTCGGCAGCGTTCGCGGCGTTGTTGGCTGCGTTCTCGGTGTGGCTGCCGCAAGCAGCGAGGCCGAGCGAAGCGGCGAGGACGAGCGAAAGAGCAATCGACTTGGACATGGGCAAACCCCTCTCAGAGAAAAAACTGTTGCAGACCACTCTCGGAGAAAAGCTCACCCCCCATTGCGCCTGCGCGCCGATTCGTAATGCTTTGGGCGAAGCAAGGCAATCCCATTCCTGCGCGGGAGGGCCTGATAAGGAAAGCTTTTTGGTCGAAGGTCCGGCCAGGAACGGCCATTGACGCATATAAAGATTTCTTTATATGACTATTCCATGAGCGCCGCACTCGACATTTTCAGGGCTTTGGCAGACCCAACGCGCTTGCGCGTCCTGCATCTGTTGCGGGCGATGGAACTGGCGGTGGGTGAAGTGGCACAGGCGGTTGGGCAGAGTCAGCCGCGGGTGTCGCGACATATTCGTATCCTGGCCGAGGCGGGCCTGATCGAGCGGCGCAAGGAAGGCAATTGGGTCTTTCTGCGGTTGGGCCAGGGGGCAGATGTCCAGTCTTGTCTGGCCTTGTTCGACAGTCTCAGCCCATCGTCGACCGAAGCGATGTGGCAAGCAGCGGATCTGGCGCGGCTGGCGGCCGTGCGGGCCGAGCGCGCGCGCGCAGCCGAGGCCTATTTTGCCGAACATGCCGAGGAATGGGACGCCATCCGATCGCTGCATGTCGCGGACGTCGATGTGGAAACGGCGATGCGCGGGCTGCTGGATGGCGCGCCGATCGGCCATCTGCTCGATATCGGCACGGGCACGGGCCGCATGATCGAACTGTTCGGTCCGTCGGCGGACCAGGTGACGGCGCTTGATCGCAGCCCCGACATGCTGCGTCTCGCACGCGCCAAGCTGCCGGCCGACGCGGGCGACAAATATGCGCTGCTGCTGGGCGATTTCGCTGCGTTGCCGCTGGATCGCGCCAGCGTCGATACGGTGCTACTGCATCAGGTGCTGCATTATGCGCAGGCGCCCGAACTGGTGATCGCACAGGCTGCGCGGGTGTTGCGCCCGGGGGGACAGGTGCTGATCGTCGATTTCGCGGCGCATGAACGGGAAGAACTGCGCACGCGCGACCAGCATGCGCGGCTCGGCTTTTCCGACGCGCAGATCGAAAGCTGGTTCGCGCAGGCGGGCCTGGAACTGGAACGGGTGGAGACGCTGCCCGGCCAGGAATTGACGGTACAACTTTGGCTCGGGCGTCCGCATGGCGCCCCGCCGATCGAAGGACGGATTTGCGCATGACCCAGACTGATCGCGCCCAAAATAATCCTGGCGGGCCGCTCTATGCGAATCTGGCCGGCGACCTCAATGTGAGCTTTGAATTTTTTCCGCCCAAGACGGAGAAGATGGAGGAACAGCTCTGGTCGGCGATCGAGACGCTGACGCCCCTGGCGCCCAAATTCGTCTCCGTCACCTATGGCGCGGGCGGCTCCACCCGCGAACGCACCCATAATACGGTCGCCCGCATCGCGAAGGAAACGCCGCTGGCCGCTGCCGCGCACCTGACCTGCGTTGCCGCCAGCAAGGGTGAGATCGACGAAGTGGCCGACGCCTATTGGGAAGCGGGCGTGCGCCATATCGTTGCGCTGCGTGGCGATCCGCCCGAAGCGGGCACCGCATTCCAGCCGCATCCCGATGGTTACAAGGGCGCAGCCGAACTGGTCGAGGGGCTGCTCAAGCGGCATCCGTTCGAGATTTCGGTCGCCGCCTACCCGGAAACCCACCCGGAAGCGCTGAGCGCGCAGAGCGACCTCGATAATCTCAAGCGCAAGATCGATGCCGGGGCGACCCGCGCGATCACCCAATTTTTCTTCGAGGCGGATACCTTCTTCCGCTTCCGCGACCGGGTCGCCGCCGCCGGCATCGACGCAGAGATCATCCCAGGCATCATGCCGGTCAGCAATTTCGCTGCGGTCCAGCGCATGTCGGCGATGTGCAACACGGATGTTCCCGCCTGGATGGGCCGCCTGTTCGACGGGCTGGACCAGCATCCCGCCGCGCGCCAGCTCGTCTCCGCCACACTGGCGGCCGAACTGTGCCGCAACCTTTATATGGGCGGCGTGCGCGACTTTCATTTCTATACGCTCAACCGGGCGGAACTAAGCTATGCGATCTGCCACCTGCTGGGCCTGCGCCCGCAGGTTGCGGCTGAACTGGAGAAGACGGCATGAACGCCGAAGCACGTTTGCGCGCCCTGGCGGCGGAAAAGATCCTGATCTTCGACGGTGGCTATGGCACGTCGATCCAGAAGCATGGCCTGACCGAAGCCGATTATCGCGGTGACCTGGACCTGGCCAAGGACCAGAAGGGCAATAACGACCTGCTCTGCCTGACCCGGCCGGACATCGTCGAGGGCATCCACACCGCCTATCTCGACAATGGCGCCGACATGATCGAGACCAACACCTTCTCCTCTACCAAGATCGCGATGGCGGACTATGGCTGCGAGCATCTGGTATGGGACATCAATGTCGCCGCCGCCAAGATCGCCCGCGCTGCCTGCGAGAAGGCGACGGCCAAGGACGGCAAGCCCCGCTTCGTCTGCGGATCGATCGGCCCGACCAACAAGACGCTGTCGATCTCGCCCGACGTCAACGACCCCGCCTTTCGCGAGGTCGATTATGATACGCTCAAGGCCGATTATCGCGAGCAGTGCGACGCGCTGATCGCCGGCGGCGTCGACTTCCTGCTGATCGAAACCTGCTTCGATACGCTCAACGCCAAGGCCGCCGGCATGGCCGCGCGCGAGGCGGAGGCGGCGTCCGGTCGGCCGGTCCCGGTGATGCTCAGCTTCACCATCACCGACATGTCGGGCCGGAACCTGTCGGGCCACACGATCAACGCCTTCTGGTATTCGCTGCGCCATTTGAAGCCGCTGACCATCGGCGTGAATTGCGCGTTCGGCGCCGACCTGCTGCGGCCCTATCTGGCCGAACTGTCCAAAAATGCCGACACGCTGATCCTGGCCTATCCCAATGCCGGCCTGCCCAATGAGCTGGGGCAATATGACGAGCTGCCCGAAACCACGGCGAGCCTGATCCGCCAGTGGGTGGACGAAGGGCTGGTCAACATGGTCGGCGGCTGCTGCGGCACGACGCCCGCCCATATCGGCGCGGTGGCGAAGGCGCTGGACGGCCACAAGCCGCGCGTGGTGCCCGAACTGACGGTCGTGACGCGCCTCGCGGGCCTCGAACCGATGCACATCGCGGCGTAATGCGACATAGTTCCCCTCCCGCTTGCGGGAGGGGTTAGGGGAGGGCCTGTTTGCCGCTCTTCCTTACATGCCCTCCCCCGACCCCTCCCTAAAGGGAGGGGAGAAGGTAACAAAATGACCACCACCTCCACCGCCAATTTCGTCAATATCGGCGAGCGCACCAACGTCACCGGATCGGCCAAGTTCAAGAAGCTGATCATGGCCGGCGACTATGCCGCGGCGATCGACATCGCCCGCGAGCAGGTCGAAAATGGCGCGCAGATCGTCGACGTGAACATGGACGAAGGCCTGCTTGACGCGGTCGAGGCGATGACCACCTTCCTGAAGCTCATGACGTCGGAGCCGGACATCAGCCGCGTGCCGGTGATGATCGACAGCTCGAAATGGGAAGTAATCGAAGCGGGCTTGAAGTGTGTCTCCGGCAAGCCGGTGGTCAACTCGATCAGCATGAAGGAAGGTGAAGAGGCCTTCCTGCATCACGCCCGCCTCTGCATGGCCTATGGCGCCGCCGTGGTGGTCATGGCGTTCGACGAAACCGGCCAGGCCGATACCCAGGCCCGCAAGGTCGAGATTTGCGAGCGCGCCTACAAGCTGCTGATGACGATCGGTTTCCCGCCGGAGGACATCATCTTCGATCCCAATATCTTCGCCGTCGCGACCGGGATCGAGGAGCATAATAATTACGGGGTCGACTTCATCGAGGCCTGCCGCGAGATCAAGAAGCGCTGCCCGCATGTCCATATCTCGGGCGGCCTGTCCAACTTCTCCTTCTCGTTCCGTGGCAACGAGCCGGTGCGCCGGGCGATGCACAGCGTGTTCCTCTACCACGCCATCCCCGCCGGCCTCGACATGGCGATCGTCAATGCGGGGCAGCTCGACGTCTATGACGCGATCGACCCCGCGCTGCGCCAGGCGTGCGAGGATGTGCTGCTGAACAGCGATCCCGAAGCGGGCGACCGCCTCGTTGCGCTCGCGGAAAGCTTCAAGGGCAAGGATGCCGCATCGGAAAAGGCGGCGCAGGAATGGCGCGGCTGGCCGGTCGCCAAGCGCCTCGAACATGCGCTGGTCAAGGGCATCGACATGTATGTGGTGGAGGATACGGAAGAATGCCGCCTCGCCGCCGACAAGCCGATCCATGTGATCGAAGGGCCGCTGATGGACGGCATGAACGTCGTCGGCGACCTGTTCGGCGCGGGCAAGATGTTCCTGCCCCAGGTGGTGAAGTCCGCCCGCGTGATGAAGAAGGCGGTCGCCCATCTGCTGCCCTATATCGAGGCGGCGAAGGAACCCGGCGCCAAGGGCAAGGGCAAGATCATCATGGCGACCGTGAAGGGCGACGTGCATGATATCGGCAAGAATATCGTCGGCGTCGTGCTCCAGTGCAACGGCTTCGAAGTGGTCGACATGGGCGTGATGGTCCCCTGGCAGGACATCATCAAGGCTGCGAACGATCATGACGCGGACATGATCGGCCTGTCCGGCCTCATCACGCCCTCGCTGGACGAGATGGTGACGGTGGCGCAGGAAATGCAGCGCGCCAATATGGTGATGCCGCTGCTGATCGGCGGCGCGACCACCTCGCGGGTGCACACCGCATTGCGCATCGATCCGGCCTTCACCGGCCCGGTCGTCCATGTGCTGGACGCCAGCCGCGCCGTCGGTGTCGCCACCGCGCTGGTTTCCGAAACGCAGAAGGCCGATTTCGTCCAGAAGACCAAGGATGATTATGAGCATGTCCGCGTCGCCCGCGCGAACAAGGGGCAGAGCGCGCTGGTCAGCATCGAGGATGCCCGTGCCAACGGCTTCGAGATGGACGAGAGCCTGAAGGCGCCGCGCCCGCTGCTGCCCGGCACCCACCGCTTCCCCGACTGGGATCTGAAGGACCTGGTCCACTATATCGACTGGACCCCCTTCTTCCGCGCCTGGGAACTGGCCGGCAATTATCCCGCCATCCTGACCGACGAGGTCGTTGGCGAAAGCGCGTCCAGCCTGTTCGCCGACGCGCAGAAGATGCTCCAGAAGATCATCGACGAGAAATGGCTGACCGCGCGCGGTGTCGCCGGCCTGTGGCCGTGCCGCCGCCAAGGCGACGACATCATCGTCCATGTCGAGGACGAGAAACACTACACCCTGCCGATGCTGCGCCAGCAGATCCAGAAGCGGGAAGGCCGGGCAAACATGTGCCTCGCCGACTTCATCAGCCATGATGGCGACTGGATGGGCGGCTTCGCCGTGTCGATCCACGGCATCGAGCCGCATCTGGCCCGCTTCAAGAATGCGATCGACGATTATTCGGATATCCTGCTCAAGGCGCTGGCCGACCGTCTGGCCGAAGCCTTTGCCGAGCGGCTGCACCATTATGTCCGCACCGCTTTGTGGGGCTATGCCGAGGGTGAGCAGCTGACCAATGAAGCGCTGATCAAGGAGCAATATCGCGGCATCCGCCCGGCGCCAGGCTATCCCGCCTGCCCGGAACATAGCCTGAAACCGATCCTGTTCGAGATGCTGGACGCCCATCATGCGACGGGCGCGACCCTGACCGAAAGCTTTGCGATGCTGCCGACGGCGGCCGTCAGCGGCTTCTATTTCGGTCATGCCCAGGCCGAATATTTCGGCGTCGCCCGCGTCGGTCGCGATCAACTGGAAGATTATGCTCAAAGGCGTGGTATCGACCTCGAAACCGCCGAGCGCTATCTTCGTCCCAATCTGGATTAACGACGGCTATAGCATTGCTTGTCGCGGTATGACCGGTGAATTACAGTCCCTCATGTCGGCGAATCCTGCCGGCATGGGGGATTTTTCATGAAGAGCATTTTCCTTGCGCTGGGCGGTTGTGCCCTGTTGCTTTCCGCACCCGCATTCGCGGGAGACCAGGATTTCACCCTCTTCAACAAGACCGGCTATGATATTGCCGAAGTCTATGTCTCCCCCGCCAAGTCCAAGGCCTGGGGCGATGATGTGATGGAAGACGAGGTGCTGGAGGATGCGCATTCCGTGCCGATCACCTTCAACGCCAAGAACGCGATCTGCAATTACGACCTCAAGGTGATCTTCACCGATGGCGACGAGGCCTATTGGACCAATTTCGACCTCTGCACGATCAGCAAGATTCAGATATTCTGGAACGCCAAGACGCAGAAGGCGACCGCCAAGTGGGAATGATCCGCCCGCGTTAATCGCGGCATCCCATATTGTCCCGCGATGGGGCAGGGGAAGCAGCAGGGGTGGGGTGCCATTGGCGGCGGCTGTCATTGGGTATAGCCAGTGCGCCATGCGCATCCTGTCCACCACGATTCTCGTGTCCGCCGCGATCACCGTGACCGCCTTTGCCCAGAGCGCGCCCGCGCCCTTCACGCTTGCGGAAAATGGTCGGGGCTTTGCCTCGTTGTCCGATGCGATCGGCGCGATCGGCGACGGCAAGGGCACGGTGATCGTCGCGCCCGGGACCTATCGCCAGTGCGCGGCGCAGAATGGCGGCGACGTGACCATCAAGGCGGCGACGCCGGGCAGCGCGATCTTCGACGGGGTCGTGTGCGAAGGCAAGGCGGCGCTGGTGCTGCGCGGCCGGTCGTCGACCGTCGACGGCCTGATCTTCCAGAATCTGCGCGTGCCCGACGGCAACGGCGCCGGCATCCGCCTGGAAAAGGGCAATCTCACCGTCGTCAACAGCCTGTTCCGCAACAGCGAGGAGGGCATTTTGACCGGCGAGGACCGGGGCGCGTCGGTGACGATCGACAAGTCGACCTTCCGCCATCTCGGCCGTTGCGACCGCGATCTCGACTGCGCCCATGGCGTCTATGTCGGCCGCTATGCCAGCCTCACCGTCACCCGATCGCGCTTCGACCAGGGCGATGGCGGCCATTATCTCAAGACCCGCACGCCGCGCGTCGACATTCGCGACAACAGCTTCGACGATAGCGGCGGCCACCTCACCAACTATATGATCGACCTCAGCAACGGGGCGAGCGGTCAGATCGTCGGCAATGACATGGTGCAGGGCAAGGACAAGGATAATTGGTCCGCCTTCATCACCGTCGCGCCGGAAGGGCGCGAGACCGACAGCAGCGCCCTGGTGATCGAGGGCAACAAGGCCGGCTTCGTGCCGGGTCTGGCACGCGGCTCGACCTTCGTCGCCAATTTCACCGACGATGTGGTCAGGATCGGCCAGAACCAGCTCGCCCCCAGCATGAAGGTCAAGGACCGGCGCTGACCGGAGCATTGTGAAGTCGGCTGGAACAGCCGACGACTCGCAGGATGCGGCAAACAAAAAGGAAATTGGAACATCATCCGCTTCAAGCAGATCGGATGATGTTCCAAGCTCGGCCGCTGTGGTAAGGCAGGGCAATGCGCACCACCTATGACAGCGCGACCGTCCGCCTCTATCATCTGGGCGACGACGGCGCGGCGATGACCATTATGTACGGCCCCTTGAGCGAAGCGCTGCGCGTCGCCGAGCAACAGCCGCAGGAGGTGCAGGACGGCCTGTTCCTGGCCACCGACAATGACGTCGTCGCCTATCTCGACCTGATCGAAAGCTGACCCGCTTACGCCATGCCAACCCGTCGGCGTTCCGGGGCAGAGGCAGGACGGATGTCGTCAGGGCGGCAAGCGACCATCTCCCGTCATTGCGAGCGTAGCGAAGCAATCCATCTCGCGCCGGTGGATTGCTTCGCTACGCTCGCAATGACGATGTCCGGCTTTGACGGCTAACGACCATTTCTCGCCATCCACATCAGCAATAGGCCTGCTTGAAACCGGACATTGCCGGGACGGCTATCGATCCGCTAAATGGCCACGCCAGCGTGACGGAATTGGTAGACGTATCGCTACAGCGATCCTCGCCGTGAGGTGGAGGTGCGGGTTCGATCCCCTGCCGCTGGCATCAATCGACCAGTTGTTGCCGTTTGGCAGTGAGATTGGTTTGCCTAATTGCAGACATTCCTTTGATCGGCGATATCGCTTGCCATGGATAGGCAGACCGCAGAACGGCTGATGAAGTCGGCGTTGGCATTAGACCCACTTTTGGGCGAGATCGATGCCGTGATCTCAAGCATCCCTCCGGGGGATGAACGGGACGCTCTCGTTTGCGGTCTCGGAGAGGTATTCCGTCAGATCAATGAGACATTCATTCTGCCATTGGGCAAAAAATATCCTGATTTAGTGGAAAACAACTGACGACCACTTGCAGCCAATTTCCTTCTGAAAATCTATTCTTCATACCGGACATTGGCCAACATCAGGTTAGCAATTAAACTGGTCCGCCATCAACCTTCTAGGATCGACCATGGAATTCGACATTGCACGCCGATTGATGATTGAACTTAGAAAGAGTGATGTTCACCTCAATGCCATTAGTCACATCGTGGAAGAGATAGAGGATCAAGACGAACGCAAAAAAATGCGAAGGCGGATCGCGGGCATTGTTACAGAAATATATACTGAAATATGGAGGCCTTTAGAACGAGAGCATCCATCGTTGGAAGAAAAATAATAATCTCACATTAAAGGCGCGAGCTAGCTTGTTGCGAACGTCTGAACTTCAGTTCTCCCCGGCCAAAACCGGACAGTCGCCTTCCCACCCCTCCACGCCATCAGGCCGCCCCTGATCCTCTAGCGCCCCCCGCCCGGCGCGCTCTCGGGCAGGCGCCAGAGGACCGGCAGCACGCCCAGCGCGACGATCGCGATCAGCCAGCCGGGGGCGGACGCCCATCCGCTCGCCTGTGTCAACTGGTGCGACAGATAGGGGGTGAGGCCGCCGAACAGGGCGGTCGCACCGGTGGCGCCGAAGGCCAGGCCACTCAGCCGCCCTTCGCCGGGAAACTGCTCGGCCGTGGTCACGGCGCCGACCGCGCTCACTGCCCCGCCCAGCGCCGCCAGCAGGATCGCGCCGATCAAGGCGCTGCCCTGCGCCATCAGCATGAAGAGCAAGGCCGGCAGCGCCACGCCCGCCAGCGCCAGCGCCACCAGCACCGGCCGCCGCCCGGTCCGGTCGGACAAGGCGCCGACCAGCGGCGTCACCAGGATCACCACCAGTGCTGCCAGCGTCGAGAGCGTCAGCGCATCGGCCTCGCCCGTGCGGCCGGTCCCGATCAGGAAGCTCGGCACATAGACGATGCCGACATAATAGGTGATCGACCCCAGCGCCGAAATGGCAAAGCCGCGGCCGATCGCCGGCCGATAGGCGCGCAGGCTGAGGTGCAGCGGCTGGGCCGGGATGCTGCCACGGGCGCGCTGCGCCAGGAAATCGGGCGATTCCTCGATCCGCGACCGCGCCAGCAGGA
The sequence above is drawn from the Sphingobium sp. AP49 genome and encodes:
- the rpmB gene encoding 50S ribosomal protein L28; the encoded protein is MSRICELTGKGRQVGHNVSHANNKTKRVFLPNLQNVSLISETLETSVKLRVSTHGLRSVEHNGGLDNWLVKTSDDKLSLKARRLKRDIVKKQAATAA
- the metF gene encoding methylenetetrahydrofolate reductase, whose product is MTQTDRAQNNPGGPLYANLAGDLNVSFEFFPPKTEKMEEQLWSAIETLTPLAPKFVSVTYGAGGSTRERTHNTVARIAKETPLAAAAHLTCVAASKGEIDEVADAYWEAGVRHIVALRGDPPEAGTAFQPHPDGYKGAAELVEGLLKRHPFEISVAAYPETHPEALSAQSDLDNLKRKIDAGATRAITQFFFEADTFFRFRDRVAAAGIDAEIIPGIMPVSNFAAVQRMSAMCNTDVPAWMGRLFDGLDQHPAARQLVSATLAAELCRNLYMGGVRDFHFYTLNRAELSYAICHLLGLRPQVAAELEKTA
- a CDS encoding metalloregulator ArsR/SmtB family transcription factor, encoding MSAALDIFRALADPTRLRVLHLLRAMELAVGEVAQAVGQSQPRVSRHIRILAEAGLIERRKEGNWVFLRLGQGADVQSCLALFDSLSPSSTEAMWQAADLARLAAVRAERARAAEAYFAEHAEEWDAIRSLHVADVDVETAMRGLLDGAPIGHLLDIGTGTGRMIELFGPSADQVTALDRSPDMLRLARAKLPADAGDKYALLLGDFAALPLDRASVDTVLLHQVLHYAQAPELVIAQAARVLRPGGQVLIVDFAAHEREELRTRDQHARLGFSDAQIESWFAQAGLELERVETLPGQELTVQLWLGRPHGAPPIEGRICA
- a CDS encoding MFS transporter, producing the protein MDEETSPIEQPPGLSKRSLAIAGLSTIVEWYDFTLYLYLATLLSRIFYGGGAAGIGHVLAGFAIAYLMRPLGAIVFGHIGRRPTMLLSMALMSAAMLATALLPTQAQAGAVAGWLLLALRCVMAFSVGGEYTGVVAYLLEGAPPGRRGLITSLASAASEVGGLLAVAMSALTVALLDEAALADWGWRIPFLVGAGLAALILLARSRIEESPDFLAQRARGSIPAQPLHLSLRAYRPAIGRGFAISALGSITYYVGIVYVPSFLIGTGRTGEADALTLSTLAALVVILVTPLVGALSDRTGRRPVLVALALAGVALPALLFMLMAQGSALIGAILLAALGGAVSAVGAVTTAEQFPGEGRLSGLAFGATGATALFGGLTPYLSHQLTQASGWASAPGWLIAIVALGVLPVLWRLPESAPGGGR
- a CDS encoding glycine zipper 2TM domain-containing protein, producing MKMKYLINLGAALAMGAASLAVTATPAMARDGYHRGYDRGDYYRGNRGYRGDRGYRGYRGDYYRNNGYRGGGNYYRDDYRYRGGYRCRDSGTGGTIIGAIAGGLLGNEVGKSSGRYGNGDGTTGAIVGAGVGALAGRAIDRNC
- a CDS encoding esterase-like activity of phytase family protein, with the translated sequence MRRILIVLSLAILLLPAPNRSKPDAVRPGILLVQARPLPLNSDMPGQHRLGRLDYLGGWELRSDNPGFGGISALLVDGPGQILALSDAGILMGFHVGTGTAIRRPFIAPLPVRPQERERPWWSWDSESLTHDPATDRYWVGFELLQRICRYSPGFARVEACRTWPEIEAWPQTGSIESLARLPDGRFLAIGEMGMTADGHHDTLLFADDPAELDTPDPVHLHYVAPQGYRPTDAVALDSRHVLVLNRRLTLQELFTATIAIIELPEHVTPGAELKAQTLARLAPPLLADNFEGLAVSHEDGQTILWVASDDNHEFFQRTLLLKFRLD
- a CDS encoding right-handed parallel beta-helix repeat-containing protein, with translation MRILSTTILVSAAITVTAFAQSAPAPFTLAENGRGFASLSDAIGAIGDGKGTVIVAPGTYRQCAAQNGGDVTIKAATPGSAIFDGVVCEGKAALVLRGRSSTVDGLIFQNLRVPDGNGAGIRLEKGNLTVVNSLFRNSEEGILTGEDRGASVTIDKSTFRHLGRCDRDLDCAHGVYVGRYASLTVTRSRFDQGDGGHYLKTRTPRVDIRDNSFDDSGGHLTNYMIDLSNGASGQIVGNDMVQGKDKDNWSAFITVAPEGRETDSSALVIEGNKAGFVPGLARGSTFVANFTDDVVRIGQNQLAPSMKVKDRR
- the metH gene encoding methionine synthase, producing MTTTSTANFVNIGERTNVTGSAKFKKLIMAGDYAAAIDIAREQVENGAQIVDVNMDEGLLDAVEAMTTFLKLMTSEPDISRVPVMIDSSKWEVIEAGLKCVSGKPVVNSISMKEGEEAFLHHARLCMAYGAAVVVMAFDETGQADTQARKVEICERAYKLLMTIGFPPEDIIFDPNIFAVATGIEEHNNYGVDFIEACREIKKRCPHVHISGGLSNFSFSFRGNEPVRRAMHSVFLYHAIPAGLDMAIVNAGQLDVYDAIDPALRQACEDVLLNSDPEAGDRLVALAESFKGKDAASEKAAQEWRGWPVAKRLEHALVKGIDMYVVEDTEECRLAADKPIHVIEGPLMDGMNVVGDLFGAGKMFLPQVVKSARVMKKAVAHLLPYIEAAKEPGAKGKGKIIMATVKGDVHDIGKNIVGVVLQCNGFEVVDMGVMVPWQDIIKAANDHDADMIGLSGLITPSLDEMVTVAQEMQRANMVMPLLIGGATTSRVHTALRIDPAFTGPVVHVLDASRAVGVATALVSETQKADFVQKTKDDYEHVRVARANKGQSALVSIEDARANGFEMDESLKAPRPLLPGTHRFPDWDLKDLVHYIDWTPFFRAWELAGNYPAILTDEVVGESASSLFADAQKMLQKIIDEKWLTARGVAGLWPCRRQGDDIIVHVEDEKHYTLPMLRQQIQKREGRANMCLADFISHDGDWMGGFAVSIHGIEPHLARFKNAIDDYSDILLKALADRLAEAFAERLHHYVRTALWGYAEGEQLTNEALIKEQYRGIRPAPGYPACPEHSLKPILFEMLDAHHATGATLTESFAMLPTAAVSGFYFGHAQAEYFGVARVGRDQLEDYAQRRGIDLETAERYLRPNLD
- a CDS encoding homocysteine S-methyltransferase family protein: MNAEARLRALAAEKILIFDGGYGTSIQKHGLTEADYRGDLDLAKDQKGNNDLLCLTRPDIVEGIHTAYLDNGADMIETNTFSSTKIAMADYGCEHLVWDINVAAAKIARAACEKATAKDGKPRFVCGSIGPTNKTLSISPDVNDPAFREVDYDTLKADYREQCDALIAGGVDFLLIETCFDTLNAKAAGMAAREAEAASGRPVPVMLSFTITDMSGRNLSGHTINAFWYSLRHLKPLTIGVNCAFGADLLRPYLAELSKNADTLILAYPNAGLPNELGQYDELPETTASLIRQWVDEGLVNMVGGCCGTTPAHIGAVAKALDGHKPRVVPELTVVTRLAGLEPMHIAA